In a genomic window of beta proteobacterium MWH-UniP1:
- a CDS encoding CvpA family protein: MDFFGALTWVDMVVIVVITASTLLSLARGLVKEVASLAVWVIAVVGASRLAHFVAELLPQWLTPPIQQTVGFLVVLVIILLIGKLVTMALKELVSATGVAGFDRFLGTFFGLARGVLIVVVLAVLAAMTSLPGEPAWREAKTRPFLELGIRTATPWLPDVVEERLLKTGKSSALSDDLNLQGVRPCVA, translated from the coding sequence ATGGATTTCTTTGGCGCACTGACTTGGGTCGACATGGTGGTCATTGTGGTGATCACCGCCTCAACGCTGTTGTCGCTGGCCCGTGGTCTAGTAAAAGAGGTGGCCTCGCTGGCGGTGTGGGTGATTGCCGTGGTGGGCGCCAGTCGGCTGGCCCATTTCGTTGCCGAGTTATTGCCACAGTGGCTCACGCCCCCCATCCAGCAAACGGTGGGATTTTTGGTGGTCTTGGTGATCATTTTGTTGATCGGAAAACTGGTGACCATGGCACTCAAAGAGTTGGTGAGTGCCACGGGCGTGGCAGGCTTTGATCGTTTCTTGGGCACTTTTTTTGGCCTGGCCCGCGGCGTCTTGATTGTTGTGGTCTTGGCAGTGTTGGCCGCTATGACATCGCTGCCCGGGGAGCCTGCCTGGCGAGAAGCCAAGACAAGACCATTTTTAGAGTTGGGCATTCGCACGGCCACGCCGTGGCTGCCGGATGTGGTGGAAGAACGCCTACTTAAGACGGGCAAGTCTTCCGCGCTATCTGATGATTTGAATCTGCAAGGAGTTCGGCCATGTGTGGCGTAA